Part of the Candidatus Sulfotelmatobacter sp. genome is shown below.
ATCACTGCAAAACGGCGAAGTTTTTCCGTGCAAGGTGGTCGGCTTTGTGCGGTTGCCGGACCAGGAGATCGCCGTCGAAGGACCGGTGTACGAGGCCGATCAGATTCCAACATTCTCTAATGGGCACTCCATCAACGATGTGATCATTGCGCTGCCCGCCGGCCGTTTAGGCGACGTGCAACAAATCACTCCCGCGCTGGAGAAGTTGTGTGTGCCGACAAGAGTCGTCGTCGATCTTGGGGAAGGTGTGGGAGTGCGTGATCGTCTGATCGACTTGGGTGGAATTCAGATGCTGGATCTGCGGCCTACGCTGGCGGAGACGGGTTCCTATCTTTTTCAGAAGCGGGCGTTTGACATTGCGTTGTCGATCATTGTGCTGCTGGCGACCTTGCCTCTGAGCATTTTGGTTGCAATCGCCATTAAACTGACGAGCCGGGGTCCGGTTTTCTTCAGACAAGAACGTGTGGGACTTAACGGAAATGTGTTTCGAATGCTAAAGTTTCGCACCATGCGGATGGGGACGCGGGAGGAAGAAGCTACACGTTGGACGTGCGAGGATGATCCTCGGCGAACCGCCGTGGGAATTTTCTTGCGCAGAACGAATCTGGATGAACTGCCCCAATTCATCAACGTGTTAAAGGGGGACATGAGCATCGTCGGCCCGCGGCCGGAGCGTCCCCATTTCGTGGAGAAATTTCTTGACGAATTCGACCGCTATAACTTCCGGCATACCTTCAAAGTCGGTATCACGGGCTGGGCGCAAGTCAACGGCTGGCGCGGCGATACTTCCATCGGGAAGCGGGTCGAATTCGATCTCTACTATCTTCGTAACTGGAGTATCACCTTCGATTTGCAGATCGTTACCATGACCTTGTTGCGTATTTTCAGCAGCAAGAATGCGTACTGATCTGCCGCTTGCGACGCCGGCGTCGTTCTTGTTTCCGCTGCTTCTGTCTCCGGTCTCCGTTTCAGGGCAACAGAGTTGCTGCGAGCACAAGAACATCCGCATTATTCGGCAACGTGATGCTCTCCAAGGTCTTCGTCGCATTCAACGGAAACTGGTACTCATACAGGTTGAACGTGCGATTGTCTTTGGTGCCATTGTCGAAATTGCGATAAGCCATGGCGACGGCTTCCGATTCGCCCTTGTATTTTTGCGGGGTATACCAGTCGCTGAAGCTTTGAACAAATTTTGAGCTGGTTCCGTCGGTGTAGTTCACGGTGAAAGTTTGGGATGCCTGGTTGCCCTCAATAGCAGTCCCAAAGATCCTTAGTGCGGAATACCGGCCTTGCGTCAGCGAAATCGATTGGCCGCCGCAACGGACTGCGTCTGGGACATTCGCGGCTCCGAAGTTGAAGAGTATCCCGTTAAACACTCGGGACGCGGTGAGCAGGTTCGCGGAATAGGAATAGCCTTGGCCATCGAGACCGCCGGTGGTATAGCTCGAACCGTCCGCGTAGATTCCATTTACCGCAAAATCTGCGGACAGATTTACAGGCGTGCCCATTCCAGTCTTACCCAATGCTGCACTTACCGCCAGAGTGAGAGTCAAGGTTTCAGTGATGGTGCCAGACGTGCCGGTTACGGTGACAGACGTGAAACCGGTGGCGCCAGAGGCGCTGGCCTTAAACACTATTCTTCGGTTGTTCCCTGTTCCCTGGATTGAAGCCTGGACTCCTTTCGGAAGAGTCGAGAGAGTGAGAGTTACCGCGCCGTTAAAGCCGCCGATGTCCTTGATGGTGATCGCGGCGTTGGCCGATGAATTCTGGTTCAGGAAAACGCTGCTCGGTCCCGAGAGTGTAAAGCCAGTGCTGCTCACGGCGGTATTGATCGCGCTGGCGTATTGCGCGGCCTTGCCGGTGCCGACGAAGTCGTCGTAGAGCCACATGAATCCGCCGGTGATGCCACATTGATTGTGCCAGCCAGTCATAATGCTCTGGACCTGGCTGGGCGTGTCGTCCGCATCCCAGAGACCCG
Proteins encoded:
- a CDS encoding undecaprenyl-phosphate glucose phosphotransferase codes for the protein MIRSRLSYVSFYLKILTLLLPACAYAIAVKVRFGFNLFFPHSAPGGLPSYWGIMLLTTIVWAIVAEESGLWQVEHLYAPGKKSRRLLEALAFTYAIVMALGFLYRQASYSRLVIGISAVALFVLATAARIAFRVFLEFLRKSGRNEVRILMVGTDRFARRIATSLQNGEVFPCKVVGFVRLPDQEIAVEGPVYEADQIPTFSNGHSINDVIIALPAGRLGDVQQITPALEKLCVPTRVVVDLGEGVGVRDRLIDLGGIQMLDLRPTLAETGSYLFQKRAFDIALSIIVLLATLPLSILVAIAIKLTSRGPVFFRQERVGLNGNVFRMLKFRTMRMGTREEEATRWTCEDDPRRTAVGIFLRRTNLDELPQFINVLKGDMSIVGPRPERPHFVEKFLDEFDRYNFRHTFKVGITGWAQVNGWRGDTSIGKRVEFDLYYLRNWSITFDLQIVTMTLLRIFSSKNAY